A genomic window from Blastococcus saxobsidens DD2 includes:
- a CDS encoding ATP-grasp domain-containing protein, translating into MAANVFVLGMDDLNAEILRDLPEDRYRFHPLLSKDELIGIEDIDLPALLDRAQAHLEAFDGPIDAIIGYWDFPVSSMVPILCRRFGVPGPPLEAVTKCEHKYWSRLEQRKAIEEVPEFALIDVDEPARLPANLRYPVWVKPVKSVSSEMAFRVEDDDQLSGALEEIRDGIGKYAEPFEFVMDQLDELPPEIAEVGARVCLAEEAAVGRQVTVEGYRTAGRSHVYGIVDSLHYPGTSSFLRYQYPSRLPEEMQSRLATLSERVIDQIGLDQMTFNIEYFWDPDTDRIRLLEVNPRHSQSHALLFERVDGVSNHEVLVKLALGEEPTEPRGDGDYGVAGKCFLRAFDDALVVRAPSPEDVARVEREVDGVTVEVVAEQGHRLSELSQQDSYSYELALLFIGAQDEAELNTKYDQCVRMLPFEFEEVSHG; encoded by the coding sequence ATGGCTGCCAACGTGTTCGTACTGGGAATGGACGACCTCAACGCAGAGATCCTCCGGGACCTGCCCGAAGACCGGTACCGGTTCCATCCGCTGCTGAGCAAGGACGAGTTGATCGGGATCGAGGACATCGACCTGCCTGCGCTGCTCGACCGCGCACAGGCGCACCTCGAGGCCTTCGACGGCCCCATCGACGCGATCATCGGCTACTGGGACTTCCCAGTGAGTTCCATGGTTCCGATCCTGTGCCGCCGGTTCGGGGTGCCGGGCCCACCGCTCGAGGCGGTCACGAAGTGCGAGCACAAGTACTGGAGCCGGCTGGAGCAGCGGAAGGCGATCGAGGAGGTGCCCGAGTTCGCCCTCATCGACGTCGACGAGCCGGCGCGGCTGCCTGCCAACCTCCGCTACCCCGTGTGGGTCAAGCCGGTGAAGTCGGTCTCCTCGGAGATGGCCTTCCGGGTGGAGGACGACGACCAGCTCTCGGGGGCGCTCGAGGAGATCCGGGACGGCATCGGGAAGTATGCCGAGCCCTTCGAGTTCGTGATGGACCAGCTCGACGAGCTGCCGCCCGAGATCGCCGAGGTGGGCGCCCGGGTCTGTCTGGCCGAGGAGGCCGCGGTGGGGCGGCAGGTGACAGTGGAGGGCTACCGGACGGCGGGCCGATCGCACGTCTACGGCATCGTCGACTCCCTGCACTACCCGGGTACGTCGAGCTTCCTGCGCTACCAGTACCCCTCCCGGCTGCCGGAGGAGATGCAGAGCCGGCTGGCGACGCTGTCGGAGCGGGTCATCGACCAGATCGGGCTGGACCAGATGACCTTCAACATCGAGTACTTCTGGGACCCGGATACCGACCGCATCCGGCTGCTGGAGGTCAACCCACGACACTCCCAGTCGCATGCGCTGCTGTTCGAGCGGGTCGACGGCGTCTCCAACCACGAGGTACTGGTGAAGCTGGCGCTCGGTGAGGAGCCCACCGAGCCTCGGGGCGACGGCGACTACGGGGTCGCGGGCAAGTGCTTCCTGCGGGCCTTCGACGACGCCCTCGTGGTTCGCGCCCCGTCACCGGAGGACGTCGCGCGCGTCGAGCGAGAGGTGGATGGCGTCACCGTCGAGGTGGTGGCCGAGCAGGGGCACCGGCTGTCGGAGCTGTCGCAGCAGGACAGCTACAGCTACGAGCTCGCGCTGCTGTTCATCGGCGCGCAGGACGAGGCGGAGCTGAACACCAAGTACGACCAGTGCGTGCGGATGCTGCCCTTCGAGTTCGAGGAGGTCTCGCATGGCTGA
- a CDS encoding lysophospholipid acyltransferase family protein: protein MLPPRPVRRLTGPLLIGALAVGVVLLPVLVIVAAVVSAWLPGRWRALRLLCFTLVYLGLEVAGLVAAGALWVLSGFGRRLAAPRFRAAHYTLLRLLLDVLLRVARRLFVLELVTDGESWSPLDDGQPGSTNAMLVLSRHAGPGDSFLLVHTLMNRDHLRRPRIVLKDVLQFDPLIDVYLNRLPNHFVSPGGPAGSSSAEAIAELARDLGDEDALLIFPEGANFTPRRRIRAIARLRDRGLLRAVRRAEAMRHVLPPRPAGVTAALRAAPHADVVFVAHTGLEHLNTVRDLWRSLPMDKTLHLRWWNVAAADVPRDEKGQTEWLYHWWETIDEWIEAMRRQESAKGGG from the coding sequence GTGCTGCCGCCCCGGCCCGTCCGCCGGCTCACCGGACCGCTGCTGATCGGTGCGCTGGCGGTCGGGGTCGTCCTGCTGCCGGTGCTCGTGATCGTGGCGGCGGTCGTCTCCGCGTGGTTGCCGGGGCGCTGGCGCGCGCTGCGGCTGCTGTGCTTCACGCTGGTGTACCTCGGGCTGGAGGTGGCCGGGCTCGTGGCCGCGGGGGCCCTCTGGGTGCTCAGCGGCTTCGGTCGCCGGCTGGCCGCCCCGAGGTTCCGCGCGGCGCACTACACCCTGCTGCGGCTGCTGCTCGACGTGCTCCTGCGGGTCGCGCGGCGGCTGTTCGTCCTGGAGCTGGTCACCGACGGGGAATCCTGGTCACCGCTGGACGACGGGCAGCCCGGCTCCACGAACGCCATGCTGGTGCTCTCCCGGCACGCCGGTCCGGGTGACTCGTTCCTGCTCGTCCACACCCTCATGAACCGGGATCACCTCCGCCGGCCGCGGATCGTGCTCAAGGACGTGCTGCAGTTCGACCCGCTCATCGACGTCTACCTCAACCGGCTGCCCAACCACTTCGTCAGCCCCGGTGGGCCGGCCGGGTCCAGCTCCGCGGAGGCGATCGCGGAGCTCGCCCGCGACCTGGGCGACGAGGACGCGCTGCTGATCTTCCCGGAGGGCGCCAACTTCACCCCGCGACGCCGGATCCGGGCCATCGCGCGGTTGCGCGACCGGGGGCTGCTGCGCGCGGTCCGCCGGGCCGAGGCGATGCGGCACGTGCTGCCGCCGCGCCCGGCCGGGGTCACCGCGGCGCTGCGGGCGGCCCCCCACGCCGACGTCGTCTTCGTCGCGCACACCGGACTCGAGCACCTGAACACCGTCCGCGACCTGTGGCGGAGCCTGCCGATGGACAAGACGCTGCACCTGCGCTGGTGGAACGTCGCGGCCGCCGACGTGCCGCGCGACGAGAAGGGGCAGACCGAGTGGCTCTACCACTGGTGGGAGACCATCGACGAGTGGATCGAGGCCATGCGGCGGCAGGAGTCGGCGAAGGGCGGTGGGTGA
- a CDS encoding patatin-like phospholipase family protein, with translation MRGRWCAPAPTHLHAREPLRDLLAAHLPVRTFAELTVPFQCVAASIERAAEHWFTDGDLIEAVLASCAVPGLLPPVELDGEHYLDGGLVHSIPVGRAVALGADTIYVLHVGRIDRPLRPPARPWEVALVAFEIARRHRFAADLAALPSGVTLHVLPSGNAGPAAAGDLRNLRYRDFSAVPGRIDRAYVAAGDYLDRSGGPEGGA, from the coding sequence GTGCGCGGACGCTGGTGCGCACCCGCACCCACCCACCTGCACGCGCGCGAGCCCCTGCGGGACCTGCTGGCGGCGCATCTGCCGGTGCGCACGTTCGCCGAGCTGACCGTGCCGTTCCAGTGCGTCGCGGCCAGCATCGAGCGGGCTGCCGAGCACTGGTTCACCGACGGTGACCTGATCGAGGCGGTGCTCGCCTCCTGCGCCGTCCCCGGGCTGCTGCCCCCGGTGGAGCTCGACGGCGAGCACTACCTGGACGGCGGGCTGGTGCACAGCATCCCGGTCGGCCGGGCGGTGGCGCTCGGTGCGGACACGATCTACGTGCTGCACGTCGGCCGGATCGACCGTCCGCTGCGTCCGCCGGCCCGGCCGTGGGAGGTCGCGCTGGTGGCCTTCGAGATCGCCCGGCGGCACCGGTTCGCCGCCGACCTGGCCGCGCTCCCGTCCGGCGTCACGCTGCACGTGCTGCCGTCCGGGAACGCGGGCCCGGCCGCGGCCGGGGACCTGCGGAACCTGCGCTACCGCGACTTCTCCGCCGTTCCGGGGCGGATCGACCGGGCGTACGTCGCGGCCGGCGACTACCTCGACCGGTCCGGCGGGCCCGAGGGCGGGGCCTGA
- a CDS encoding YihY/virulence factor BrkB family protein produces MALAREDRPPADPGGHGLESAGNDADSPRAIPAAGWRHVLRRVVRHMLSDRLMVQSAGVAFFAVLSVAPVLVTALSIYGFVNTPESARRQLSEVAEMLPADLESVVADQLTSITAASAQVLTWRGLAGLLVALWTATTAMTYLIDGVGIAYHQTETRGLLRRSGLALLFVLGGAGVLAGLITVSGVVAGAFAGATGPVRAAATVGSWVAVAALMAVALAVLYRFAPDRTHAQWRWITAGSVLATAVWLATTLGFFAYVQNLGNYQSTYGSLAGVAISMFWLWTTVTLVFLGAAVNAEAERQTVCDSTVGPERPVGDRGAVVADSTPPYPDG; encoded by the coding sequence ATGGCTCTGGCTCGGGAGGACCGGCCCCCGGCCGACCCGGGAGGCCACGGCCTGGAGAGCGCGGGCAACGACGCGGACTCCCCGCGCGCGATCCCTGCCGCCGGCTGGCGCCACGTGCTGCGGCGCGTCGTCCGCCACATGCTCAGCGATCGCCTCATGGTGCAGAGCGCCGGGGTGGCGTTCTTCGCCGTCCTGTCCGTCGCCCCGGTGCTGGTGACGGCGCTGTCCATCTACGGCTTCGTGAACACCCCGGAGTCGGCGCGCCGGCAACTGTCGGAGGTGGCGGAGATGCTGCCCGCCGATCTCGAGTCCGTCGTGGCCGACCAGCTCACGTCGATCACCGCCGCCTCGGCGCAGGTGCTGACCTGGCGCGGGCTCGCCGGGCTGCTCGTGGCCCTCTGGACGGCGACGACCGCGATGACGTACCTCATCGACGGCGTGGGGATCGCCTACCACCAGACGGAGACGCGCGGCCTCCTGCGGCGCAGCGGGCTCGCCCTGCTGTTCGTCCTCGGCGGCGCAGGGGTGCTCGCCGGTCTGATCACCGTGTCGGGTGTCGTGGCGGGGGCGTTCGCCGGGGCCACCGGGCCGGTCCGTGCGGCCGCCACCGTGGGGTCGTGGGTCGCGGTGGCGGCCCTCATGGCCGTGGCCCTCGCCGTCCTCTACCGGTTCGCCCCCGACCGCACGCACGCGCAGTGGCGGTGGATCACCGCCGGTTCGGTGCTCGCGACGGCCGTCTGGCTGGCCACCACCCTGGGCTTCTTCGCCTACGTGCAGAACCTGGGCAACTACCAGTCCACCTACGGCTCGCTCGCCGGGGTGGCGATCAGCATGTTCTGGCTGTGGACGACGGTCACCCTGGTCTTCCTCGGGGCAGCGGTGAACGCGGAGGCCGAGCGCCAGACCGTGTGCGA